A region of Cataglyphis hispanica isolate Lineage 1 chromosome 6, ULB_Chis1_1.0, whole genome shotgun sequence DNA encodes the following proteins:
- the LOC126850434 gene encoding golgin subfamily A member 7 isoform X2 has protein sequence MPLSNHAALTPLEDMSSGRGQAGGGPPQNCQKVFIQRDYSEGTMVKFQTRFPTELESRLDRQLFEYTINQLNNYFAEAERASCSTYCESCLYCLTGYLMSICTETHYEKSLRKIAKFVSEQNDRVYKPRGLLLTDPTTRGFRLIEISVLDRPAS, from the exons ATGCCACTG AGCAATCATGCTGCCCTCACACCATTGGAAGATATGTCTTCAGGACGAGGGCAGGCAGGTGGAGGGCCTCCTCAGAACTGTCAAAAGGTTTTTATACAACGTGACTATAGCGAAGGAACGATGGTTAAATTTCAAACGCGATTTCCGACAGAATTGGAAAGTAGA TTGGACAGACAGTTGTTCGAGTACACAATCAATCAGTTGAACAACTATTTCGCGGAAGCGGAGCGTGCCAGCTGTTCCACCTACTGCGAGAGCTGCCTATACTGTCTCACGGGTTATCTGATGAGCATATGTACCGAGACACATTATGAGAAAAGTCTGCGCAAAATCGCCAAATTTGTCAGCGAGCAGAATGATCGAGTATATAAGCCGCGTGGCCTCCTGCTGACAGATCCAACGACCCGCGGATTTAGGCTAATAGAGATCTCGGTACTAGATAGACCTGCGTCGTGA
- the LOC126850434 gene encoding golgin subfamily A member 7 isoform X3, protein MSSGRGQAGGGPPQNCQKVFIQRDYSEGTMVKFQTRFPTELESRLDRQLFEYTINQLNNYFAEAERASCSTYCESCLYCLTGYLMSICTETHYEKSLRKIAKFVSEQNDRVYKPRGLLLTDPTTRGFRLIEISVLDRPAS, encoded by the exons ATGTCTTCAGGACGAGGGCAGGCAGGTGGAGGGCCTCCTCAGAACTGTCAAAAGGTTTTTATACAACGTGACTATAGCGAAGGAACGATGGTTAAATTTCAAACGCGATTTCCGACAGAATTGGAAAGTAGA TTGGACAGACAGTTGTTCGAGTACACAATCAATCAGTTGAACAACTATTTCGCGGAAGCGGAGCGTGCCAGCTGTTCCACCTACTGCGAGAGCTGCCTATACTGTCTCACGGGTTATCTGATGAGCATATGTACCGAGACACATTATGAGAAAAGTCTGCGCAAAATCGCCAAATTTGTCAGCGAGCAGAATGATCGAGTATATAAGCCGCGTGGCCTCCTGCTGACAGATCCAACGACCCGCGGATTTAGGCTAATAGAGATCTCGGTACTAGATAGACCTGCGTCGTGA
- the LOC126850431 gene encoding odorant receptor 63a-like yields MLANFLREYNINRLYLSITGHWPFQSWLTRNLLQTFYFLLEISYCLFEILLLYDHWGDAQMIFEGGYQFVISISFLVRMINEFFNYNKFRQLYEAIDEHWDIFTSDVEVQVLKDYSDLSRKFTKYYSILLYVMTSGFIVVPLTPMFLDIVLPLNESRPRFLATEVEFRVDKDEYFVPIFCYTTVIIVLGMTIVVSVDTMHITCTTHACSLFAAVSKQFESINILKIENNSKTRKYRYHVNTFDTSNEEMIYREYIMCLKKHQLAIKFADTLESSYRELSLFLLVIFIGISSLTGIRMVYVLDQLKEVARFMFIIMAALLVLLTVCYSGQKLMDESQNIFYQAYAVEWYDFSPRLKSLLIILLYRSSVPCRLKAGNMIPLSIATYASVIQMGVTYFTAFLSLKD; encoded by the exons ATGCTAGCGAACTTTTTACGAGAATACAATATCAACcggttatatttatcaatcacGGGGCATTGGCCATTTCAAAGTTGGCTTACAAGAAATTTACTGCAGACCTTCTATTTTCTGCTTGAAATAAGTTACTGTCTGTTCGAG atattattattatatgatcacTGGGGCGACGCGCAAATGATTTTTGAAGGGGGTTATCAATTTGTCATTTCGATCTCTTTTCTTGTAAGAATGATAAATGAGTTTTTTAACTATAACAAG tTTCGACAATTATACGAGGCTATCGATGAGCATTGGGATATATTTACAAGCGATGTAGAAGTTCAAGTTTTGAAAGACTATTCTGATCTGTCgcgaaaatttacaaaatattattcga TATTATTGTATGTTATGACATCGGGATTTATAGTAGTACCGTTAACACCGATGTTTTTGGATATTGTGTTGCCTCTTAATGAGTCCCGTCCGCGATTCCTCGCGACTGAAGTTGAATTCAGAGTGGATAAAGATGAGTATTTCGTACCAATTTTCTGTTATACCACCGTTATAATAGTATTGGGTATGACTATTGTAGTGAGTGTTGACACGATGCATATCACATGCACTACTCATGCTTGCAGTTTATTTGCGGCTGTTAG TAAACAGTTTGAAagcataaacattttaaaaatagagaataacaGTAAAACcagaaaatatagatatcaCGTGAATACATTTGATACGTCAAATGAGGAAATGATATATCGAGAATACATAATGTGTTTGAAGAAACATCAGCTTGCTATAAA ATTTGCTGATACGTTAGAATCGTCGTATCGAGagctttcattatttttattagtaatatttattggaaTTTCAAGTCTAACTGGAATTCGA ATGGTTTATGTGTTAGATCAATTAAAAGAAGTAGCAAGATTCATGTTTATAATCATGGCAGCATTGCTGGTTCTGCTGACTGTATGTTATTCCGGTCAGAAATTAATGGATGAAAgccagaatatattttatcaagc ATATGCGGTAGAATGGTACGACTTCTCGCCTAGATTAAAATCTCTACTGATTATACTTCTTTACAGAAGCAGTGTACCGTGCAGATTAAAGGCAGGTAATATGATTCCATTATCGATAGCGACTTATGCATCG GTAATACAGATGGGTGTAACTTATTTTACGGCATTTTTATCACTCAAAGATTGA
- the LOC126850434 gene encoding golgin subfamily A member 7 isoform X1: MPLSTSSKKSLCILPEDVIHERKSNHAALTPLEDMSSGRGQAGGGPPQNCQKVFIQRDYSEGTMVKFQTRFPTELESRLDRQLFEYTINQLNNYFAEAERASCSTYCESCLYCLTGYLMSICTETHYEKSLRKIAKFVSEQNDRVYKPRGLLLTDPTTRGFRLIEISVLDRPAS; encoded by the exons ATGCCACTG agcacAAGTTCGAAGAAGTCATTATGCATACTGCCTGAAGATGTTATTCACGAGAGAAAA AGCAATCATGCTGCCCTCACACCATTGGAAGATATGTCTTCAGGACGAGGGCAGGCAGGTGGAGGGCCTCCTCAGAACTGTCAAAAGGTTTTTATACAACGTGACTATAGCGAAGGAACGATGGTTAAATTTCAAACGCGATTTCCGACAGAATTGGAAAGTAGA TTGGACAGACAGTTGTTCGAGTACACAATCAATCAGTTGAACAACTATTTCGCGGAAGCGGAGCGTGCCAGCTGTTCCACCTACTGCGAGAGCTGCCTATACTGTCTCACGGGTTATCTGATGAGCATATGTACCGAGACACATTATGAGAAAAGTCTGCGCAAAATCGCCAAATTTGTCAGCGAGCAGAATGATCGAGTATATAAGCCGCGTGGCCTCCTGCTGACAGATCCAACGACCCGCGGATTTAGGCTAATAGAGATCTCGGTACTAGATAGACCTGCGTCGTGA
- the LOC126850435 gene encoding uncharacterized protein LOC126850435 produces the protein MAELKNILRKCIIIGANLSPSINSERYLSSLSDESPEINYAVFRSFACACSDTVLAALYKLGYFNDFDELLHIAGEIVEMREAFNHEEEDAGGLISFLLAQHRGNRLTGRNTQASTSVQETPSTMQKRKAEEELEAESSCKLFKK, from the exons aaatatattacgcaagTGTATAATTATAGGAGCGAATTTGTCACCCTCGATAAACAGTGAACGATATTTATCCTCATTGTCGGATGAATCGCCGGAAATTAATTACGCGGTTTTCCGATCTTTCGCGTGTGCCTGCTCGGACACTGTACTAGCAGCATTGTACAAGTTAGGTTATTTTAACGATTTCGACGAACTGTTACATATCGCGGGTGAAATAGTGGAAATGCGCGAGGCGTTTAATCATGAGGAGGAAGATGCAGGAGGGCTTATAAGCTTCCTGTTAGCGCAACATCGTGGAAATCGTTTAACAG GACGGAACACTCAAGCGAGTACAAGCGTGCAAGAGACTCCCTCTACGATGCAGAAACGTAAGGCCGAAGAAGAGCTTGAAGCGGAGTCTTCGtgtaagttatttaaaaaataa
- the LOC126850420 gene encoding LOW QUALITY PROTEIN: cytochrome P450 4C1-like (The sequence of the model RefSeq protein was modified relative to this genomic sequence to represent the inferred CDS: inserted 1 base in 1 codon): MDLISLILCALSVVLIIPIIISTIYHQYILRQNLKNIPQIGRFPFGVAFELLKLTYYERTLWFAQRMIDFEDGIFIYWVGLKPLISIFKPEILEIIFPSTTNIEKGFPYEMMESWLGKGLLTSTGKQWNHDRKLIGPTFNFNILTQFAIIMSEKAEILTKCLEREIARNPGKAINIFPFANNVALDIICETAMGIDINAQEIETEYTTTIHRSSKLIVERYFQPWFWSDWLYNLVPSGRKYNSGLNIIHEFTKDVIRKRKIARQSENDSVKSENEDNEFDIGKQKRKAFLDLLLDQNEKDDTPLTDAELKAQVDTFMFEGHDTTAVAITWSLFLLGNNLEHQEKLHEELEEVFKDSKTPASVKELSQLKYLDRVIKESLRIFPSVPIITRKLAEDVKIDNYTLPKGATILLEIALTHKNPQVWXPNKFDPDRFLPENSKHRNPYAYVPFSAGPRNCIGQRFALLEEKTILTAILRKWRVKSVKTTETIQYGLSLIYRPCEEIFIYFTPKK; encoded by the exons ATGGATTTAATCTCTTTGATACTATGCGCCTTGTccgttgttttaataattcccATAATTATATCGACAATATATCATCAATACATTCttcgacaaaatttaaaaaatattcctcaaATCGGAAGATTTCCTTTTGGTGTAGCATTTGAATTATTGAAGCTGACGTATTATG AACGAACATTATGGTTTGCGCAACGTATGATTGATTTTGAAGATggaattttcatatattgggTTGGCTTGAAACCgcttattagtatttttaaacCTGAAATTTTGGAG ATTATTTTTCCCAGCACTACAAATATCGAAAAAGGATTTCCCTATGAAATGATGGAGTCTTGGTTAGGCAAAGGACTTCTAACTTCTACAG GAAAACAATGGAACcatgatagaaaattaattgggCCAACgttcaatttcaatatattgacTCAATTTGCCATAATTATGTCCGAAAAAGCAGAGATCTTAACAAAATGTCTCGAGAGGGAAATAGCAAGGAACCCAGGAAAagctatcaatatttttccgtTTGCTAACAATGTTGCTCTCGACATTATATGTg AAACGGCAATGGGTATAGATATAAATGCTCAAGAAATTGAAACCGAATATACCACAACAATACATAG AAGTTCTAAATTAATAGTGGAGCGATATTTTCAACCGTGGTTTTGGTCAGATTGGTTGTATAACTTAGTGCCTTCAGGAAGAAAATACAATTCAGgacttaatataatacatgaatTTACGAAAGAT GTAATACGGAAGAGAAAGATTGCACGACAATCGGAAAACGATTCTGTCAAATCAGAAAACGAGGATAACGAATTTGATATag gtAAGCAAAAGAGAAAAGCTTTTTTGGATCTATTACTAGATCAGAATGAGAAGGACGATACTCCGTTAACTGATGCTGAATTGAAAGCACAAGTCGACACATTTATGTTCGAA GGTCACGACACAACTGCAGTTGCGATAACCTGGTCACTCTTTCTTTTGGGCAATAATCTCGAGCATCAAGAAAAACTTCATGAAGAACTCGAGGAAGTTTTCAAAGATTCGAAGACACCAGCCAGTGTAAAAGAATTgtcgcaattaaaatatctcgataggGTCATAAAAGAATCGCTCAGAATATTCCCAAGTGTACCCATAATCACAAGAAAATTAGCAGAAGATGTAAAAATAG ataattatacaCTCCCGAAAGGTGCTACAATCCTATTGGAAATCGCATTAACGCATAAAAATCCGCAAGTTT ATCCAAATAAGTTCGATCCAGATCGCTTTCTTCCGGAAAATTCAAAACATAGGAATCCATATGCCTACGTTCCATTCAGCGCTGGACCAAGAAACTGTATCGGCCAGAGATTTGCTTTGCTCGAAGAGAAAACGATATTAACAgctattttgagaaaatggaGAGTGAAAAGTGTAAAAACAACGGAAACAATTCAATATGGGCTAAGTCTCATTTACCGACCATGCGAAGAGATATTCATCTATTTCAcgccaaaaaaataa